One window of Mesorhizobium sp. PAMC28654 genomic DNA carries:
- the ubiT gene encoding ubiquinone anaerobic biosynthesis accessory factor UbiT codes for MARRQPRLFDRLGEHRTACYFIDPVDLAFAFTVVPDAKRSIVRVVRKSEAATSSVQIRGPILTLLSLLDGTLDGDALFFSRIISISGRTEAVLALRNTIEDAELSPADLLGLRGFLARLADTGILGALSVARQMANRNSRREAPEA; via the coding sequence ATGGCTAGGCGACAGCCCCGATTGTTCGACCGCCTGGGCGAACATCGAACAGCTTGCTATTTCATCGACCCGGTCGACCTCGCCTTCGCATTTACCGTCGTACCGGACGCAAAGCGTTCGATCGTTCGTGTCGTCAGGAAAAGTGAGGCTGCGACATCAAGCGTCCAGATCAGGGGGCCTATTCTGACACTATTGAGCCTGCTCGACGGCACGCTGGATGGCGATGCGCTCTTCTTCAGCCGGATCATCTCGATCAGCGGCCGCACGGAGGCGGTGCTCGCGTTGAGGAACACGATCGAGGATGCCGAGCTTAGCCCCGCGGACTTACTCGGCCTGCGTGGCTTCCTGGCTCGTCTGGCCGATACGGGCATTCTCGGCGCATTGAGCGTCGCACGCCAAATGGCCAATCGAAATTCCAGACGCGAGGCGCCAGAGGCATGA
- the ubiU gene encoding ubiquinone anaerobic biosynthesis protein UbiU — protein sequence MTSGRMELVCPAGTPATLRAAVQAGADAVYCGFRDETNARNFPGLNFSGEELAEGVRFAHDHGSKVLVAINTFARVNDVGLWKKAADTAAECGANAIIAADIAVLDHVAKNHKQIRLHLSVQAAAATPEAIGFYAKSFGVRRVVLPRVLSVQEIAALNRAIDVETEAFVFGGLCVMIEGRCYLSSYATGKSPNLNGVCSPPEMVSYDDEPNGTAARLAGFTIDRYESGEPVGYPTLCKGKFKAGGKTSHLFEDPVSLNAGGMIAGLKAAGVTALKIEGRQRGKGYVTEVVRAFRKAVDAVEQGGDAIEIDRILAGQSEGSRQTAGAYSKKWR from the coding sequence ATGACAAGCGGACGCATGGAACTTGTCTGCCCGGCCGGAACGCCCGCTACATTGAGGGCAGCCGTCCAGGCTGGCGCGGACGCAGTCTATTGCGGATTTCGCGACGAAACGAATGCCCGGAATTTCCCGGGACTCAACTTCTCCGGCGAAGAACTGGCCGAGGGCGTCCGCTTCGCGCATGACCACGGCAGCAAGGTTCTCGTCGCCATCAACACATTCGCGCGCGTCAACGATGTCGGCCTGTGGAAAAAGGCAGCGGATACCGCGGCCGAATGCGGCGCAAATGCCATCATCGCGGCGGACATAGCCGTCCTTGATCACGTCGCCAAGAACCATAAACAAATTCGTCTTCATCTGTCGGTACAGGCTGCGGCAGCAACGCCGGAAGCAATCGGATTCTACGCGAAAAGTTTCGGGGTTCGTCGCGTCGTGCTGCCGCGGGTCCTTTCGGTTCAGGAGATCGCGGCGCTCAACCGCGCGATCGACGTGGAGACGGAAGCATTCGTGTTCGGCGGCCTTTGCGTGATGATCGAAGGCCGATGCTATCTCTCTTCATACGCGACGGGAAAATCGCCAAATCTGAATGGCGTCTGTTCGCCACCCGAAATGGTGAGTTACGACGACGAGCCCAACGGCACGGCGGCACGGCTTGCAGGGTTCACGATCGACCGCTACGAGTCCGGCGAGCCAGTGGGCTACCCCACTTTGTGCAAGGGCAAATTCAAGGCCGGCGGCAAGACCTCCCATTTGTTCGAGGATCCCGTCAGCCTGAACGCCGGCGGGATGATTGCCGGGTTGAAAGCCGCCGGCGTAACCGCCTTGAAGATCGAAGGACGCCAGCGTGGCAAAGGTTACGTCACGGAAGTAGTCCGTGCCTTCCGGAAGGCCGTTGACGCCGTCGAGCAAGGCGGCGACGCGATCGAGATCGATCGGATTCTTGCTGGCCAGTCGGAAGGTTCCCGGCAGACGGCAGGAGCATACAGCAAGAAGTGGAGATAG
- the ubiV gene encoding ubiquinone anaerobic biosynthesis protein UbiV encodes MSGIALTLGPVFFHWPPDRLSDFYRRIADEAPIDRVHVGEVVCGKRMPFSDPVWPEIIERLERAGKEVVLSTLAAPATVRERRSIADLCIDERLVEINDVTALPSRSGKPFVTGPFLNVYNEASARFLIQRGAKTICPPVELSLAAVGAMAGACPEAEFEIFVFGRLPLAVSGRCYHARIHGLHKDSCQFTCERDPDGLAIDTLDDQQFLAINGVQTLSNQVQAFCPAPADLTSKGVRRIRLSPHTCDMIEVARTYRALVDGAEDPKAARFILSCLDLPGTLVDGYAHAKPGWQATASI; translated from the coding sequence TTGTCCGGAATTGCGTTGACGCTTGGGCCGGTCTTCTTCCACTGGCCGCCCGACCGCCTCTCGGACTTCTATCGCAGGATAGCAGACGAGGCTCCGATCGACCGGGTCCATGTCGGCGAAGTCGTCTGCGGCAAGCGGATGCCGTTTTCCGACCCCGTATGGCCTGAGATCATAGAACGCCTCGAGCGTGCAGGAAAGGAAGTGGTGCTGTCCACGCTGGCGGCGCCGGCAACCGTTCGAGAACGCAGAAGCATAGCGGACCTCTGCATCGACGAGCGGCTGGTCGAGATCAACGACGTCACCGCCCTGCCGTCACGCTCCGGCAAGCCCTTCGTGACCGGTCCGTTCCTGAACGTCTATAATGAGGCTTCCGCGCGGTTCCTGATCCAGCGCGGTGCCAAAACGATATGCCCGCCCGTGGAATTGTCGCTCGCCGCTGTCGGCGCCATGGCCGGCGCATGTCCCGAGGCGGAATTCGAGATTTTCGTCTTCGGTCGGCTGCCGCTGGCAGTTTCCGGCCGATGCTATCACGCACGCATCCACGGCCTTCACAAGGATTCCTGCCAGTTTACCTGCGAAAGAGACCCGGATGGTCTTGCCATAGACACGCTCGACGACCAGCAATTCCTCGCGATCAATGGCGTGCAGACGCTCTCCAACCAGGTGCAGGCCTTCTGCCCCGCACCCGCGGATCTCACCTCCAAAGGTGTCCGGCGTATCCGTCTGTCTCCGCACACGTGCGACATGATCGAGGTGGCGAGGACCTATAGAGCGCTTGTCGACGGGGCGGAGGATCCCAAGGCTGCTCGCTTCATCCTCTCGTGCCTCGATCTGCCCGGCACGCTCGTCGATGGATACGCCCATGCCAAGCCCGGATGGCAAGCGACCGCTTCGATCTGA
- the mog gene encoding molybdopterin adenylyltransferase yields the protein MTQIAIVTVSDRASRGEYEDLGGPAIESWLRKVVTSPCNFIRRIVPDGLESVRDVLIELCDKRGVDLILTTGGTGPSPRDLTPEAMQQVITKELPGFGELMRQASLRQVRTAILSRQTAGVRGRSLIINLPGKPASIDVCLNAVFPAVPYCLELIGAGSIIADPAMLE from the coding sequence ATGACCCAGATTGCGATCGTCACGGTATCGGATCGTGCAAGCCGAGGCGAGTATGAGGACCTCGGCGGGCCCGCCATCGAAAGTTGGCTTCGCAAGGTCGTGACATCGCCGTGCAACTTCATCCGTCGCATCGTCCCCGACGGACTGGAGAGCGTCCGCGACGTGCTTATCGAACTATGCGACAAGCGCGGTGTTGATCTGATCCTGACAACCGGAGGGACCGGTCCCTCCCCCAGGGATCTCACTCCCGAGGCCATGCAGCAGGTCATCACCAAGGAGCTTCCCGGTTTTGGCGAACTCATGCGGCAGGCCAGCTTGCGGCAGGTCCGCACCGCAATCCTTTCACGTCAGACCGCTGGAGTACGCGGCCGTTCGCTGATCATAAACCTGCCCGGTAAACCGGCTTCGATCGACGTGTGCCTGAACGCCGTCTTTCCTGCCGTGCCTTACTGTCTCGAACTGATCGGCGCCGGTTCGATTATCGCGGACCCGGCGATGCTAGAATGA
- a CDS encoding IS3 family transposase (programmed frameshift), translated as MSPKSSSAKKPAEQVVKDIRRATRRHFSAEDKIRIVLDGLRGEDSIAELCRKEGIAQSLYYTWSKEFMEAGKRRLAGDTARAATSDEVKDLRREAGALKECVADLTLENRLLKKKHDRGWGRARMRYPASEKLEIIRIVEQSHLPTRKTLDRLGIPRRTFYRWYDRYVEGGPEALQDRPSAPSRVWNRIPPAIHDQIIELALEQSELSPRELAVRFTDETRYFVSEASVYRLLKAYDLITSPAYVVIKAANEFHTKTTRPNEMWQTDFTYFKIIGWGWMYLSTVLDDYSRYIIAWKLCSTMRAEDVTDTLDMALTASGCDQAHVHHKPRLLSDNGPSYIAGELADYIQDQRMSHVRGAPMHPQTQGKIERWHQTLKNRILLENYFLPGDLEAQIAAFVEHYNHRRYHESLANVTPADAYFGRAAAIIKQRERIKRQTIQHRRLQHRKIAA; from the exons ATGAGCCCTAAATCCTCAAGTGCCAAGAAGCCTGCCGAGCAGGTGGTAAAGGACATTCGCCGGGCGACCCGGCGGCATTTTTCAGCGGAAGACAAGATCCGGATCGTGCTGGACGGGCTGCGCGGCGAAGACAGCATCGCCGAGCTGTGCCGCAAGGAAGGGATCGCGCAGAGCCTGTATTACACCTGGTCCAAGGAGTTCATGGAGGCCGGCAAGCGCCGATTGGCGGGTGATACCGCTCGTGCTGCCACCAGCGACGAGGTCAAGGATTTGCGCCGGGAGGCCGGCGCGCTGAAGGAATGCGTCGCTGATCTGACACTGGAAAACCGTCTGCTCA AAAAAAAGCATGATCGCGGATGGGGACGAGCAAGAATGAGATATCCCGCATCCGAAAAGCTCGAGATCATCAGGATCGTCGAGCAGTCACACCTGCCAACCCGCAAAACGCTGGACCGACTGGGCATCCCGCGCCGGACCTTCTATCGCTGGTATGACCGTTATGTCGAGGGCGGGCCTGAGGCGCTGCAGGATCGGCCCTCGGCGCCGAGCCGGGTGTGGAACCGCATCCCGCCTGCCATCCATGACCAGATCATCGAACTGGCGCTGGAGCAGTCCGAGCTCTCCCCGCGCGAACTGGCAGTACGGTTCACCGACGAGACGCGCTACTTCGTGTCAGAAGCCAGCGTTTACCGGCTCCTCAAGGCCTACGATCTGATCACCAGCCCGGCCTATGTGGTGATCAAGGCGGCGAACGAGTTCCACACCAAGACGACGCGACCCAACGAGATGTGGCAGACGGACTTCACCTACTTCAAGATCATCGGCTGGGGCTGGATGTACCTGTCGACCGTGCTCGACGATTACTCCCGCTACATCATCGCCTGGAAACTGTGCAGCACCATGCGGGCCGAGGACGTCACCGACACGCTGGACATGGCACTTACTGCCTCAGGGTGCGACCAGGCCCATGTGCACCACAAGCCTCGGCTGCTCAGCGATAATGGCCCCAGCTACATCGCCGGCGAACTGGCGGACTATATCCAGGACCAACGCATGAGCCATGTCCGGGGCGCTCCAATGCATCCCCAGACCCAAGGCAAGATCGAGCGCTGGCACCAGACCCTCAAAAACCGAATCCTCTTGGAGAACTACTTTCTGCCCGGCGACCTTGAGGCCCAGATCGCAGCCTTCGTCGAACATTACAACCATCGACGCTACCACGAGAGCCTGGCCAACGTAACGCCAGCCGACGCCTACTTCGGCAGGGCCGCAGCCATTATCAAACAGCGAGAAAGGATCAAACGCCAAACCATCCAACATCGGCGCTTGCAGCACCGCAAGATCGCCGCTTAA
- a CDS encoding DUF2249 domain-containing protein encodes MADTELATVLSIDVRAIPPVDRHPQIFGAAAALAEGSSFIIVNDCPSSDHLAQIGSQISGVSASSWG; translated from the coding sequence ATGGCAGATACAGAACTCGCAACGGTGCTCTCGATCGACGTGCGGGCTATTCCTCCGGTAGATCGCCACCCGCAAATCTTCGGCGCGGCGGCCGCGCTGGCCGAGGGATCTTCCTTCATCATCGTCAATGACTGTCCGTCGTCAGATCATTTGGCTCAGATTGGATCGCAGATTAGCGGAGTGTCGGCCTCATCTTGGGGTTGA
- the hemN gene encoding oxygen-independent coproporphyrinogen III oxidase, whose translation MQPSVLRKYGDARLPRYTSYPTAPRFSPAVGPGTYADWLANLPPGDPVSLYLHIPFCRSMCWYCGCHTTITKKDQPVLDYLAVLREEIHLVADHVSGRLSIGEVHFGGGTPTILEPAEFVALMDLLRHRFEFTEAAAIAIEIDPRTLTSDMAQTLGQAGVGRASLGVQSFDPLVQKAVNRIQSEEVTAEAMHHLRRNGVERINFDLIYGLPHQTVRSCVDTAIAATAMRPDRFAVFGYAHVPSFKMHQRMIDETVLPDSMARNDQAHAIADVLKAAGYRQIGLDHFALPADDLVRAQEAGTLRRNFQGYTTDTCQTLIGLGASAIGRTDNGYVQNEVALGLYARHVACGRLATSKGYRLTAEDRVRGAIIERLMCDFEVDVLEICSQFAFDSARILDTGGRLQALAKDGVLEMTEGFIRVRSEHSFLIRAAASAFDAYLEQSPRIHGRAA comes from the coding sequence TTGCAACCATCCGTTCTGAGAAAATATGGAGATGCCCGTCTCCCCCGCTATACCAGCTACCCGACGGCTCCGCGTTTCTCGCCCGCAGTGGGTCCTGGCACCTATGCGGACTGGCTGGCGAATCTTCCTCCAGGTGATCCAGTATCGCTTTATCTCCACATCCCCTTCTGCCGATCGATGTGCTGGTATTGTGGTTGCCACACCACGATCACCAAAAAGGACCAGCCTGTTCTCGATTATCTCGCTGTCTTGCGGGAGGAGATTCACCTGGTAGCGGATCATGTTTCCGGACGTCTTAGTATCGGTGAGGTGCATTTTGGAGGTGGCACGCCTACGATCCTGGAGCCGGCAGAGTTCGTGGCGCTCATGGATCTCCTGCGCCACCGGTTTGAATTCACCGAGGCTGCTGCGATCGCTATCGAGATCGATCCGCGCACTCTGACGTCCGATATGGCTCAAACTCTTGGGCAGGCGGGTGTAGGGCGCGCAAGCCTTGGTGTGCAAAGCTTCGACCCCTTGGTGCAGAAGGCGGTCAATCGTATCCAAAGTGAAGAGGTGACAGCTGAAGCGATGCATCATCTCCGCAGAAATGGCGTAGAGCGCATCAATTTTGACCTCATCTACGGTCTCCCCCACCAGACGGTGCGTTCATGCGTCGACACAGCGATCGCGGCAACGGCCATGCGACCGGACCGGTTCGCTGTTTTCGGCTACGCTCATGTTCCCTCGTTCAAAATGCACCAGCGTATGATCGACGAGACGGTTCTGCCGGACAGCATGGCCCGTAATGACCAAGCACATGCGATCGCCGATGTGCTCAAGGCCGCCGGCTATCGGCAAATCGGCCTTGATCACTTCGCTTTGCCGGCCGACGATCTCGTGCGGGCGCAGGAAGCCGGAACACTCCGGCGGAATTTTCAGGGTTATACGACTGATACTTGCCAAACGTTGATCGGTCTCGGCGCCTCGGCCATCGGCAGAACCGACAATGGCTACGTTCAGAACGAGGTTGCGCTCGGTCTCTACGCGCGGCACGTCGCTTGCGGTCGGCTGGCAACCTCGAAGGGTTATCGGCTCACCGCTGAAGACCGGGTGCGTGGCGCTATCATCGAGCGGCTGATGTGCGATTTCGAAGTCGATGTTCTGGAAATCTGCTCTCAATTCGCCTTCGATTCAGCTCGAATACTCGACACCGGTGGGCGCCTTCAGGCGCTGGCAAAGGACGGCGTGCTGGAGATGACGGAGGGCTTCATCCGGGTGCGCAGCGAGCATTCGTTTCTCATCCGTGCCGCTGCTTCTGCTTTCGACGCTTATCTGGAACAATCGCCGAGGATTCATGGCAGGGCCGCCTGA
- a CDS encoding ferritin-like domain-containing protein, with protein MSRLKAEPAAAVRSMAELMAIAFAMETESAEKYAELAKRMRDNGQARLAEVFERLVREETGHIENVVRWSRKSGGNDPDLRQLRWTPKDVFDDEDAAVISPELVDAYHSFAMAVRNEERAFAFWSYVAANATSMEVRSASEEMASEELEHARVLRIERRRAFSSRRDAEATFVTSGDLANMEEQIAIRLNAFAAFRGKHDKAVLSRLATEAEDLAKQLTGSPLGPSNSISNQSPESLDALCELLAESYLNAGESLPFQADRDRAQILAATAIKRLATLRYLEERPIESPHD; from the coding sequence ATGTCCCGTTTGAAGGCAGAGCCAGCGGCGGCTGTCAGGTCGATGGCCGAACTTATGGCGATCGCATTCGCTATGGAGACAGAATCTGCGGAAAAGTACGCAGAACTGGCGAAGCGAATGCGCGATAACGGTCAGGCGAGACTGGCGGAGGTTTTCGAGCGCTTAGTCAGGGAGGAAACAGGCCATATCGAAAACGTCGTTCGCTGGTCCCGAAAATCCGGCGGCAACGATCCGGATCTGAGGCAGCTCCGATGGACGCCAAAAGATGTCTTCGACGACGAGGATGCGGCCGTGATCTCGCCGGAACTTGTGGATGCTTACCATTCGTTCGCGATGGCAGTGAGAAATGAAGAGCGCGCTTTTGCCTTTTGGTCCTACGTCGCTGCGAATGCGACTTCAATGGAGGTCCGGTCCGCTTCCGAGGAGATGGCTAGCGAGGAACTGGAACATGCTCGTGTTCTGCGAATTGAACGCCGGCGCGCATTCTCTTCCCGTCGTGACGCCGAAGCGACATTTGTCACCTCTGGCGACCTAGCAAACATGGAAGAACAGATCGCGATCCGGCTGAACGCGTTTGCGGCTTTCAGAGGGAAACATGACAAGGCCGTGCTTAGCCGTCTGGCGACGGAGGCAGAAGACCTTGCAAAACAACTCACTGGCAGTCCGCTTGGACCGAGCAATTCAATTAGCAACCAATCGCCGGAATCCTTGGATGCACTCTGCGAACTCCTGGCTGAATCTTACCTCAATGCGGGGGAAAGCCTTCCATTTCAGGCCGACCGCGACCGAGCTCAAATCCTTGCAGCGACGGCCATCAAACGCTTGGCCACTTTGAGATATCTTGAGGAACGGCCGATAGAATCGCCGCACGATTAG
- a CDS encoding transposase, with amino-acid sequence MSARQAAARFGVGISSAIRWIARARIGERTPRPQGWRRGSSLDAHEAFIVGLIEARKDITLDEMVELLAVERSARIGRSALSAWLGRRGWTFKKSPHMHWSRPDQTS; translated from the coding sequence ATGTCTGCGCGACAGGCCGCGGCGCGGTTCGGCGTGGGGATATCGAGTGCGATCCGTTGGATCGCGCGCGCCAGGATCGGCGAGCGAACGCCTCGGCCACAGGGTTGGCGGCGCGGCTCCAGTCTGGATGCCCATGAAGCCTTCATTGTCGGGTTGATCGAGGCGCGCAAGGACATCACACTGGACGAGATGGTTGAACTGCTGGCCGTCGAGCGGTCAGCACGCATCGGTCGCAGTGCCTTGAGCGCCTGGCTTGGCAGGCGTGGCTGGACGTTCAAAAAAAGTCCGCACATGCACTGGAGCAGACCCGACCAGACGTCCTGA
- a CDS encoding IS630 family transposase, with amino-acid sequence MDVQKKSAHALEQTRPDVLKRRRAWFDGQLDLDPARLVFIDETGLSTKIARLRGRAPRGERCRAGVPHGHWKTTTFTGALRLTGMTAPFVYDGAMNGTVFRAYVEQVLVPTLKPGDIVIMDNLPAHKAAGVRDAIEQAGATFSLLPPYSPDFNPCMDGSCGSRVSDRVW; translated from the coding sequence CTGGACGTTCAAAAAAAGTCCGCACATGCACTGGAGCAGACCCGACCAGACGTCCTGAAGCGCCGCCGCGCCTGGTTCGACGGCCAGCTCGATCTCGATCCAGCCCGGCTCGTCTTCATTGATGAGACCGGACTGTCGACCAAGATAGCGCGGCTGCGGGGGCGCGCGCCACGCGGCGAGCGTTGCCGGGCTGGCGTGCCTCATGGCCACTGGAAGACCACCACTTTCACCGGCGCGCTGCGGCTGACCGGCATGACCGCGCCGTTCGTCTATGATGGCGCCATGAACGGCACCGTCTTCCGAGCTTATGTAGAGCAGGTCCTCGTCCCGACCCTGAAGCCGGGCGACATCGTCATCATGGACAACTTGCCGGCGCATAAGGCGGCAGGGGTGCGCGACGCGATCGAGCAGGCCGGCGCGACATTCAGCTTGTTGCCACCATACAGCCCCGACTTTAACCCGTGTATGGATGGCTCCTGCGGGTCAAGGGTATCGGATCGGGTTTGGTGA
- a CDS encoding IS110 family transposase has protein sequence MSELATVGIDLAKSVFQIHGVDGNGRVLVRRQLRRSQLLAFFQKRPRCLIGMEACAGSHDWGRRLQEMGHDVRLMPPSYVKPYVKRGKTDAADAAAICEAVTRPSMRFVAIKSEACSSVLVLHRTRDFLVRQRTQIGNAIRAHMTEFGVIAAKGAQNVNRLKEQLDQLPEVARMPVGLLFDQLAETDKRIERLTDEIEETYAQSETSQRLATIPGVGMLTATIIAATTPDVDNFGCARDYAAWLGLTPKPHSTGGKQRVGRISKMGNRYIRRLLYLGAMAQIMLRCRLKREPGSDWLSSMLMRKKTKIVAIALAHRMARTIFAVLRDGSRYEPQAV, from the coding sequence GGAACGGGCGGGTTCTCGTACGCCGTCAGCTTCGCCGCAGCCAGTTGCTGGCGTTTTTCCAGAAGCGTCCACGATGCCTAATCGGCATGGAGGCTTGCGCAGGTTCTCACGACTGGGGGCGCAGGCTCCAGGAGATGGGGCACGACGTCCGGCTGATGCCGCCGTCCTATGTGAAGCCGTACGTGAAGCGCGGGAAGACAGATGCTGCGGATGCGGCCGCCATCTGCGAGGCTGTGACGCGGCCCTCCATGCGGTTTGTCGCCATCAAGAGCGAAGCCTGCTCGTCGGTTCTGGTTCTTCACCGCACGCGAGACTTTCTGGTTCGCCAGCGCACGCAGATCGGCAATGCGATCCGAGCCCACATGACCGAGTTCGGCGTCATCGCGGCGAAGGGCGCGCAGAACGTCAATCGACTGAAGGAGCAACTGGATCAACTGCCGGAAGTAGCTCGGATGCCTGTGGGTTTGCTCTTCGATCAATTGGCCGAGACGGACAAACGGATCGAACGGCTGACCGACGAGATCGAAGAGACCTACGCGCAAAGCGAGACAAGCCAGCGTCTGGCCACGATCCCAGGTGTGGGGATGCTGACGGCGACGATCATCGCGGCGACGACGCCGGATGTCGACAATTTCGGCTGCGCGAGGGACTATGCCGCCTGGCTCGGCCTCACTCCCAAGCCGCACTCCACCGGGGGCAAGCAAAGGGTGGGCCGAATCTCGAAGATGGGCAATCGTTATATCCGACGCTTGCTGTATCTGGGCGCCATGGCGCAGATCATGCTCAGATGCAGACTCAAGCGCGAACCGGGCTCGGACTGGCTATCGAGCATGCTGATGCGAAAGAAGACGAAGATCGTCGCCATCGCTTTGGCGCATCGCATGGCACGAACAATCTTTGCTGTCCTCAGGGACGGATCGCGTTACGAGCCGCAGGCAGTCTGA